One Armatimonadota bacterium genomic window carries:
- a CDS encoding redoxin domain-containing protein, whose protein sequence is MKVGNPSAGTIYDFTMNNIDGKPTPLKKFKGKVLLVVNVASKCGNTPQYAALEALYKKYHKEGLVVLGFPANNFGGQEPGTNEEIKTFCTSTYDVSFPMFSKISVKGEDIAPLYKWLLTESNSTTDIDWNFAKFVVSRDGTTVKRYAAKTKPDSPDVVEAIEAALKEKA, encoded by the coding sequence ATGAAGGTAGGTAATCCGTCCGCCGGAACAATCTACGACTTCACGATGAACAACATCGACGGCAAGCCCACTCCGCTCAAGAAATTCAAGGGCAAAGTCCTCCTCGTCGTGAACGTCGCCAGCAAGTGCGGCAACACGCCTCAGTACGCCGCTCTCGAAGCGCTGTACAAGAAGTATCACAAGGAAGGCTTGGTCGTCCTCGGCTTCCCGGCGAACAACTTTGGCGGCCAAGAGCCCGGCACCAATGAAGAGATCAAGACGTTCTGCACCTCCACCTATGACGTTTCGTTCCCGATGTTCAGCAAGATTTCGGTGAAGGGCGAGGACATCGCTCCACTGTACAAGTGGCTTCTGACCGAATCGAACAGCACCACCGATATCGACTGGAACTTCGCCAAGTTCGTTGTCAGCCGAGACGGAACCACGGTCAAGCGATATGCGGCGAAAACAAAGCCGGATAGCCCCGACGTGGTCGAGGCTATCGAAGCAGCTCTGAAAGAGAAGGCTTAG
- a CDS encoding sigma-70 family RNA polymerase sigma factor, with translation MTTTYALNEKETVRFNQLMDETYRKVYNMAYRLSGNRPDAEDLTQEAYYRAYRSFNDYEGDRPFENWIFRIVTRLYLDLLRNRRRRVQTVSYDNSIPAEVGGDTIHFEVADDGPSPEQQLIENAYSEPLQEALDALSPDQRELIELADVKQVPYTEIAEMLGAPVGTIRSRLHRTHKALRTKLEQARAQQALRGNRS, from the coding sequence ATGACAACAACCTATGCACTGAACGAAAAAGAAACGGTCCGATTCAATCAATTGATGGATGAGACCTATCGAAAGGTCTACAACATGGCCTATCGCCTCAGTGGAAATCGGCCCGACGCAGAGGACCTGACGCAGGAAGCCTACTATCGAGCCTACCGGTCGTTCAACGACTATGAGGGAGATCGCCCGTTCGAGAACTGGATTTTCCGAATCGTGACGAGGCTCTACCTGGACCTTCTGCGCAACCGACGCCGACGCGTGCAGACGGTCAGCTATGACAATTCAATTCCGGCCGAAGTGGGCGGAGACACGATCCACTTCGAAGTGGCTGACGATGGTCCTTCGCCGGAGCAACAGCTCATCGAGAACGCCTACAGCGAGCCGCTTCAGGAAGCTCTCGACGCGCTTTCGCCGGATCAGCGAGAGCTAATCGAATTGGCCGACGTGAAGCAGGTTCCGTACACGGAAATCGCCGAGATGCTCGGTGCTCCGGTGGGCACGATCCGCTCACGACTGCACCGAACCCACAAGGCTCTGCGAACGAAGCTGGAACAGGCTCGCGCTCAGCAGGCCCTGCGCGGCAACCGATCTTAA
- a CDS encoding serine hydrolase — protein MNLDRLFAKMESHVVGGEVPGIVALVSHGDSVHQMAFGNVELDTIFRIASITKPVTAAVGMILVDDGKIGLDDSVEPWLPELANRQVLRDIGSELNDTVHANRPITFRDLQTFTFGFGSVMAMPGTYPIQKPIAEGNLGGDGPPRLSRAPGQDEFMRRLGALPLMHQPGERWLYNTGSDVLGILISRVSGMSLQDFMRERLFQPLGMADTGFSVPESKHHRLPALLWPNEGGLQVFDAAGSSSEIATPPAFQSGSGGLVSTASDYLSFCRMLLRKGQGVLSESSISMMMSDRLVPSQRIGGEIFFGDHSSWGFGGAICIGGEEPWQVPGRYGWDGGFGTSAYSDPSNDLCGVLMTQRMMTSPEPPKVFTDFWRCVYEGL, from the coding sequence ATGAATTTAGACCGGTTGTTTGCGAAAATGGAGAGCCATGTCGTCGGCGGCGAAGTGCCAGGCATTGTTGCTTTGGTTAGCCACGGCGATAGTGTTCATCAGATGGCGTTTGGAAACGTCGAACTCGATACGATCTTTCGGATTGCCTCGATTACCAAGCCAGTAACTGCCGCGGTGGGGATGATCCTCGTCGATGATGGCAAGATCGGGCTCGATGATTCGGTTGAGCCATGGCTTCCAGAATTGGCTAATCGTCAAGTATTGCGGGACATCGGTTCGGAGTTGAACGATACGGTTCACGCAAACCGACCCATTACTTTTCGTGATCTCCAAACGTTTACATTTGGATTTGGGAGCGTCATGGCCATGCCAGGCACCTACCCGATTCAGAAGCCCATTGCTGAAGGGAATTTAGGTGGTGATGGACCGCCAAGACTGTCCCGAGCTCCGGGGCAGGACGAATTCATGCGTCGCCTCGGCGCACTACCCCTAATGCATCAACCTGGGGAACGATGGCTCTACAATACAGGTTCGGATGTTCTTGGCATCCTAATTTCGCGAGTGTCGGGAATGAGTCTCCAAGACTTCATGAGAGAGCGCCTCTTCCAACCGCTCGGGATGGCGGACACCGGTTTCAGTGTTCCAGAAAGCAAGCATCATCGTCTGCCTGCCCTTCTTTGGCCGAACGAAGGCGGGCTTCAGGTCTTCGATGCGGCCGGCTCGTCAAGCGAAATTGCAACTCCTCCTGCCTTCCAATCTGGCTCTGGTGGCTTGGTTTCCACCGCAAGCGACTACCTGAGTTTCTGCAGGATGTTGCTGAGGAAGGGACAGGGCGTCCTTTCCGAATCAAGCATATCCATGATGATGTCTGACCGCTTAGTGCCGTCCCAGCGCATAGGAGGTGAAATATTTTTTGGTGACCACAGTAGTTGGGGCTTTGGCGGCGCCATATGCATTGGCGGTGAAGAACCGTGGCAGGTTCCGGGGCGGTACGGATGGGATGGTGGCTTCGGCACTTCGGCCTACTCCGATCCATCAAATGACCTCTGTGGAGTCCTGATGACCCAGCGTATGATGACCTCGCCGGAACCACCGAAGGTGTTTACGGACTTTTGGCGGTGCGTTTACGAAGGCCTGTAA
- a CDS encoding PIN domain-containing protein, whose protein sequence is MVTLAGKRVYLDTNTIIYALEGFSSYANLKAGLLEPLDAGAFVAVTSELTIVETVVGARKAGQASHESVLRAFLSPTSNFIIEPISIAVLEKVIDLRSQFGFKVPDAIHLATGILTGCDVFVSNDSAWSNAGVQVIDPSNIRP, encoded by the coding sequence ATGGTAACTCTTGCTGGCAAGCGCGTTTACTTAGACACCAACACGATCATTTACGCACTTGAGGGCTTCTCCAGCTACGCGAATCTGAAAGCTGGTCTGCTGGAACCACTAGACGCGGGGGCGTTTGTGGCGGTTACAAGTGAGCTCACGATTGTAGAAACAGTCGTTGGCGCCCGAAAGGCCGGACAGGCAAGCCACGAATCGGTACTTCGAGCCTTCCTGTCTCCAACTAGCAATTTCATTATTGAACCAATCTCAATTGCAGTTCTTGAGAAAGTGATTGACCTTAGATCGCAATTTGGATTCAAAGTGCCAGACGCCATTCACCTGGCAACGGGCATTCTGACTGGTTGCGATGTGTTTGTTTCCAACGACTCAGCTTGGAGCAATGCAGGCGTTCAGGTCATCGACCCCTCAAATATTCGGCCATAA
- a CDS encoding UDP-N-acetylmuramate--alanine ligase has product MGEKLYFIRVGGTAMGGVAGACKKLGNEVFGSEEVLYEPMKSYLADCGVEVFSSFDPEHILSLNPDRIVVGNAVSRGNEELEFALEHKLDLISLPELVAQQLIGKRTSVVIAGTHGKTTTTAMTANMLTVGELRPGFMIGGVPGNFSVSCLPAESDVFVIEGDEYDSAYYDKRSKFMHYRPDIAVVNNIEFDHADIFDDLEAIKKSFRLFIRLVPRNGLVLANGDDPVVAEVLKVACSPVETFGFGDSCFWRVVDLEESPEGSRFTVLRNGEKFGEFASPANGRFNALNMLVALVCGHRLGMPLDQLQSGAASYLPPKRRMQEKGTWRGALVIDDFGHHPTAIRETIDALIARYPNRRLIACFEPRTNTTTRRFYQQEIVDCFAKASGVAIGALDRPWRYSDSERLDLDWLRSQFKVPAFVLSLEQGKESDWGKYVRDWLEDVVQPGDLVVTFSNGDFGGLRAMMAE; this is encoded by the coding sequence GTGGGCGAAAAACTCTATTTCATACGCGTCGGTGGGACCGCCATGGGCGGGGTGGCCGGAGCCTGCAAAAAGCTCGGCAATGAGGTCTTCGGTTCGGAGGAGGTTTTGTACGAGCCGATGAAGTCCTACCTGGCCGATTGTGGAGTCGAGGTTTTCTCGTCCTTCGATCCCGAACACATCCTCAGTTTAAATCCAGATCGCATCGTTGTTGGCAATGCGGTTTCACGAGGCAACGAGGAGTTAGAGTTCGCGTTGGAGCACAAGCTGGACTTGATCTCTCTGCCGGAGTTGGTCGCCCAGCAACTGATCGGCAAGCGGACCAGTGTGGTGATTGCGGGAACGCACGGAAAAACCACGACGACGGCGATGACGGCCAATATGCTGACGGTTGGCGAGCTTCGACCAGGCTTTATGATCGGCGGAGTGCCGGGTAACTTTTCCGTTTCCTGCCTTCCGGCCGAGAGCGATGTATTCGTCATTGAGGGAGACGAATACGATTCGGCGTATTACGACAAGCGGTCGAAGTTCATGCATTATCGGCCCGACATCGCGGTGGTGAATAACATCGAGTTCGACCACGCGGATATCTTCGATGACTTGGAGGCGATCAAGAAGTCGTTCCGGCTCTTCATTCGGTTGGTGCCACGCAATGGCTTGGTCTTGGCCAATGGCGATGATCCCGTTGTCGCGGAGGTTCTGAAAGTTGCTTGCTCCCCGGTGGAGACGTTCGGCTTTGGGGACTCTTGCTTCTGGCGGGTTGTGGACCTTGAGGAGTCGCCGGAAGGCTCTCGTTTTACGGTTCTGCGGAACGGCGAAAAGTTTGGCGAGTTCGCGAGTCCGGCCAATGGCCGGTTCAATGCCCTCAACATGTTGGTGGCGCTCGTCTGCGGGCATCGGCTGGGAATGCCGCTCGATCAGTTGCAGTCGGGAGCGGCGTCTTATCTTCCGCCCAAGCGACGGATGCAGGAAAAGGGAACCTGGCGGGGCGCGCTGGTGATCGACGATTTCGGCCATCATCCGACCGCGATCCGCGAGACAATCGATGCCCTAATTGCTCGGTATCCGAACAGAAGGTTGATCGCTTGCTTCGAACCCCGGACCAACACCACGACGCGACGCTTTTACCAACAGGAAATTGTTGACTGCTTCGCCAAGGCTTCCGGCGTTGCGATTGGAGCCTTGGATCGACCGTGGAGATATTCGGATTCCGAACGATTGGATTTGGATTGGCTCCGGAGCCAATTCAAGGTCCCGGCTTTTGTTCTTTCGCTTGAGCAAGGCAAAGAGTCGGATTGGGGGAAGTACGTTCGGGATTGGCTGGAGGATGTGGTCCAGCCTGGCGATCTGGTCGTGACGTTTAGCAACGGGGACTTTGGCGGCCTGCGAGCAATGATGGCGGAGTAA